GTTAAGTATAACTTTATGTATGCTGATGCCATGGCTCAGTTCATGATATTACACCCAGAAATGCTAAATATTGTGGTTACTGAGAATATGTTCGGTGATATACTTTCTGAGCTAGCCGCGGCTACCGTGGGCGGTGTTGGGCTTGCATGGTCTGGTAATATTGGTGATGATAGAGCAATGTTTGAGCCTGTTCATGGTAGTGCGCCTGACATTGGCGGTAAGGTAACTACGGAGGAATTTACAAACGAAATAATAAATAGGGTTTTAAGGCGCTAATAATTTTTAAATTCATGGTATGTTTGGTTCGTACCTTCCATCTATTGCTGTCCATCCACCATCAACGTAAATCACGGTACCCGTTATGTAAGACGCTGCTGGCGTCGCCAGAAATATTGCTGGACCAGCTATCTCCCTAACTGTTGCCCACCTCTTTAGAGCAGGCTTAGTTCTATATGCCTCATACCATGCCGTATCCTTCTTAATTTGTTGCGTTAATTCTGTCTCAACTACGCCAGGTGCAATAACATTAACCCTAACATTATACTTAGCCCACTCTGCAGCGGCTGTCCTAGCTAATTGTACCATTGCAGCCTTAGTGGCTGCATAGACTGATTGACCAGGCTCAACAACCAAGTGCCTAATTGATGACATTAACACTATTGAACCACCTCTCGGATTCTTAACCATGACATTACCAAACTCCTTAAGTAGGTAATACGTACCCCATAGATTAACCCTAAGAACTCGCTCAAACTCATCATAAGTATAACTAAGTATTGACTTTCTAACATTGATACCAGGAACTATATAAAGCGCATCAATATTACCAAAGGCCTTCATTGACTCATTAACTAGCCTCTTAACGTCATCAAGCTTCGTAACGTCAGCAGCAACACTAACAACATCATTGGTAACGCTCCTAATCTCCCTCTCAGTCTCCTTAAGTCCATCCTCATTAATATCACTGATAACAAGCTTACCGCCATTGGCAGCCCACGCAAAGGCAATACCCTGACCAATACCCGAAGCAGCACCAGTAACCACAGCAACCAAACCCCTAATAGAAAATAAATCCCTCATCTCATCGACATTAGAATATTTACCCATATACCGTTATATTGTGTTTATTTTTAAATATTACCATTAGTATCCTTATAATATCGTGAATAATTCTCCTTATACTTAACTGCGTATTTAACAGCTTTTTTAATAGCCTCCACCATACTTGTTTCATCAGCAATCCCTTTACCGGCTATATCAAATGCTGTTCCATGATCAACTGATGTTCTTAAGAACGGCAACCCAAGTGTTAAGCTCACGGTTCTCCTGAAATCATACATTTTAGCAGCTATATGTCCTTGATCATGGTATAGTGAAATCACAATATCATAATTACCCCTGGCAGCCATATAAAATACAGAATCGGCTGGAAACGGCCCGTAAACCTCAATATCGTACTTTGTCCTAGCCTCCTCAATTGCAGGTTTTATTTCATCAATTTCCTCACGACCTAGTAATCCATCCTCACCAGCATGGGGATTTAAGGCGGCAACTGCGATCTTACCGTTATTAACGCCTAATAACTTAAGTGATAAATCGGCTTCGAATATTCCCCTTATTATTTTATCTTTAGTAACTTCAGAAACTATTTTACTAAATGGTATATGCCTAGTTAGGAAGTATATCCTTAACTTTTTAACTTCAAAAATCGTTATGGATTTACTGGAGTTTGTTAAATCCTGAAGTAACGTAGTATGATCAATATGTTTAGAGCCAGCTAATTTCCAAGCTTCTTTATTTATTGGTGCGGTTACCAATGCGTCAATTTCATTCTTCATTGCTAGTTCAACTCCTAATTTAACACTCTCAAGAGATATCCTGCCGGCTTCCCTTTGCACTTTACCAAACTCTATATCTTGACCAGGAATTTCAATAAAATCAATACTTCTTAATATATCAGTTGGCTCTAAATTAAGTATTTTTAGTACCTTTAGAAATTGATTCTTATTCCCAACTAGGATGAAATCCGCATTACTTTTATCCTTTAATTTACTTAGTGCCTTGGCAGTAATCTCATACCCAATTCCAGCTGGGTCTCCTAAGGTTATACCTATCTTGGGCCTCACGATCCATTAAGTACTTATCATCTATTTTTATTTTTCGCACTTAAACCTAGTAGGAAATCCCTAATTATTACGTAGGTATCCTCCTTTCCAATGAACCCTCCCTTAGTTACAATCAACTTACCATCTAATATGCCTCCTTTTATAATACCGACACCAATTAATGGCATAATATCGGCAATACTTTCAATAAACAAACCGCCAGATAATTCAAAAATGAAATTTGCGGTTTCCCCACCACTCAGAACTATCGCATCAAAATTCATTAAATACTTTACCAATTCCTGCGTTAGTAACCCTCTATCTCTCATGTAATCAAAGTAAATGATAATCCAATCATTATCAACAGCATAATTTGTTTTGATTAAATCATAAAGTCCAATTACATAAAAACCATGACTCTTAGCATAATTTATTTGCTTAATTGTCATTTCCTGCGTACTACCAATAACAAAAGCTATTCTCCTAGTGACTTTATTCATTATTAGGCGTGACTGTTCCTGGTGAATTAATGCAGCATGCTGCTGAGCGGTATAGGCAATTAAATATAATGGATCCACAGGTACTATATTTTGATTTCTTGTAATAAAATTAGCTATCTTCCTTAAGTCATCATGAGACCTTGAGTCGATTATAAATACCTTACCAGTAGTATTCTTTATATCAATCAGTTTGTTAATGTCATTTATTATGATTGGAGTAACACGACTGAATCTAGTAAGTATGCTATCCCTTGAATTATTTATTACCGTAAAGCCATTAGTTGTATATCTACCATATTCAGGTATCGTATCGGTGATTACAATAATAAATCCTCTTTCAATGAAGGGTAGAATTTCATCCTCAATATTCCCCCTTAATGCACTGTCAATTCTCTTACCAAATCTATACCTGCCATTATTAAATAACCCTAGTACATAATTTACACAGTTCTTTGCACTTACGCCGTCTATCATTCTACTCTTAGTATTTACAACTACGCAATTATATGGTAAAGAAGCTACATCATTGATAAAGCTATTATCATAATTAATAACAATAGAATTACAGAAACGAGACATGAAGCCAGAAATACCATTTGCGCCAGTTAAATCATCTGAAATCACAATGAACTTCAGATCCATATAAACCTCAAGCATAATTCCCTATTATATTTTAAGTATTACTATTTTATCAAATAAAAATGTAGAGATAATGAATTACAATATATAAATAATTTAACGCAATCTTTATCATTCGTAAATAATAAAATATCATCTTAAGGCAAGTTAAATTTTTAAATTATTAAATGACTCTTTATGTTCGTGTCTCTTGACTGGTTTAAGTCCTTAAGGGATGTCATTGTGACCAGTCTTAGGGATTCCTGGCTTCCATTTCCCGTTGATAAGTCAATATGTAACAAGTGGAGAGAGGGTCTGGCCTTTGATAGTGATAGTGGCACTGTACTGTATACCTCGTGTCTTTACCAATTAGCTCCTGTTATTGAAAGAGCTGTTACTGAACTTGAGAGATTTGGCGTCACTAAGGGCGGCGTATTAGCTAGATTTGCAGCTGTTGGTACCAAGGTTTTTGGTAAGGCATTACTTAGGCCCAGTGACGAGGAGCTTAATAGGGCTAATGTAATCGTTAAGAACATATACAACACGCTTAGGGCCTTGGGCATCAAATTTAGGGTCCTCGATAACGAGCCTTACAGTGGCGCCCTGCTCTATGAGTTAGGTTTCGTAAATGATTTTGCCGATTACGCCAAAAGTGTTTACAAGATTTTTAGGGATAATAATGTGAATGAGGTAATAACCATAGATCCACATACCCAGCATACTCTCGAGAAGCTCTATCCAAAGTACGTACCTGAATTCAACATTAAAATTAGGAGTTACTTAGATTACCTAGACCCAGGTCGAGTCCGCGTTAAACTTGGTGAGTTCGCAATACATGATTCATGCCTATACGCAAGGTACCTAAATAAGTATGACTTAATTAGGGGTTTATTTAGGGGTAAGGCTGATGTTAAGGAGGACCCAGTAATAACGGGTAGAGATACCTCGCACTGCTGTGGCGGACCCATTGAGTCTACATACCCAGAGATAGCGGGTAAGGTGGCTAGCAATAGGGTTAAGGAGTTGGCTAGGCTCTCCCGTAACGTAATTGTTCAATGCCCAATATGTTACGTAAACCTAAGGAGAGGCGTCAAACTCAGCGGCGTTGAGGTTAATCTTTACGACATTGCCGAAGCTATTGAGGTGAGTGGTTAATGATGAGTATTAAGGAAGTTTATGAGGAGGTTAGGAAGTGCCAATTCTGTGGGTTCTGTGAGTTCCCATGCCCAACATTCAACACCCTACGCAGTAGGGCTTATGGACCCAGGGGTAGGATTAACCTAATTAAGACGCTAATCGAGAATGGTTTTGGGCAAGGTAAGGACGTGGGGCTTGGTGGTGACGTTATTAATCCAATAATGACCTGCCTACACTGTGCCGCCTGCGATACTCAGTGTCCAGCGGGTATTAGGATTGCCGATGCTATACATAGTTTTAAGGCAATTATCTTAGAAACAATGCTTAAGTAGTGGTGTTTAGTATGGTTAGTATGGTCCAGAGACAGGGTGATGTGATTAAGGAGCTTGAGGCAGTGTTTAAGGATAGGTTATTCACGGAACCACATATATTGTCTTTGTATAGTCATGATGCATCCTCGGAGGTCGGTGTTAAACCAATGGCTGTTATTCAACCGGTGAGCGTTGATGAGGTTGTTAAGATAGTTAAGTTAGCCATTGATTATGGTTTTAAAATAATACCGGTTGGCTCATCAACAAGTCTATCTGGTAACGCAACACCTAAGCTTGAGAATACGGTAATAGTCTCCCTAGAGAGAATGAACTCAATAATTGAGATTTCTGACATTGATTGGTACGCTAGGGTCCAGCCTGGAATTAAAGATGATGAACTAAACCTGGAGTTAATGAGCTACGGCCTTCAGTGGCCTGTGGATCCTGCATCATCAAAAACCGCGACAGTCGGCGGTGTAATTAGTAATGGTGGTGGCGGAATGAGAGGCGCTAAGTATGGCCCGGCTTCACATTGGATTCTTGGTCTTGAGGCTGTTATCGGTACTGGTGATGTTATTAGGATTGGCTGTAGGACTGTTAAGTGCCGTGAGGGGTACAACCTAGTCCAAACTTTCATTGGTTCTGAAGGTACGTTGGGAATAATCACAGAGGCAACGTTAAGGTTGGCACCATTACCTGAATCCTTTGTAGGGTTAATGGCAAGGTTCAGGGATGCCGAATCACTAGTTAATGCTGTGATTAGGGTTAAGAGAGATAAATTATGGCCCATGGTAACTGAGTTCATTGATTATATGATTGCACAAGTACTCGGTCTTGAACCTATGTATTACCTATGGATTGGTATTGACACCTACAGTGGTAGTGAACAGCAAATACTTTCTAAGCTTAATAATGACGTATCACTAAGTGGTGGTGAGATTATTGATAAGGCATTCACGTGGCAGGAATTCTCGAAGATCTTGGAACCAAGAAGAATGCTTTACTCAGCAACGTTAAAGGCCGCATTTAATGATTATGGCACAGACGCCTTCGTAGCCTTCGAGGATATTGCAGTACCAACAAGCAAGTTACCAGAAGCAGTTAGGGAGATACAGACCCTTGGCCAGAAGTATAATGTTAAGATGGTCATTGGTGGGCACATTGGTGATGGGAATTTACACCCAACTGTTTGGGCTAGGCGTTCTGATAAGGATGAAATGGAGAGGATTATGAAGTTCTTTGAGGATGTTGGTAAACTGGCTATAAGGCTTAATGGTACGGTAAGCGCTGAGCATGGGATTGGAGTACAGAAGAAGGGATTATTACGGGAGGCAATTAGTAGTAGGAATGATGGTAATAGCGACTATGTAATAAACTTAATGAAGAACATTAAGAGGGTATTTGACCCATATGGCATATTTAACCCAGGTAAGATATTTGATTAGAGCCCGTGTCTTTAACCCATAGGGCTTAAAAGTACGCCTTAGATTGCCGGGTTTGATGATTGGTAAGGTTTTGAGTTATTTGCAGGCATGGACTGTCATTGTTAGGGCCTGGTCAATGCCTATGACCATAGCCTCAATCTCACTTGGTGCGGCGTATGCCTATTACCTCGGTTACAGAATTAACATTGTATTCTTTATCCTGGCATTAATTGGTGCATTACTGCTTCATATGAGCGTTAATGTGATTAATGATTACTACGACACATTGTATGGAGTAGATGCACCTGATGTACTTAAGTACAGGCCTCATGCAATATTCATGGGTATTGTAAACACTAGGTCAATGCTCAACATAGGCCTTATATTACTAATAACAGGTTCATTAATAGGGATTTACCTATCCATTGTGGTAAGTCCATTAATACTAATACTCGGTATCACCGGCATATTCCTGGTCTATGAATACACGGGACCACCACTGAAACTCAAGTATAGGGCCCTTGGTGAATTATCGGTGTTTCTGGCATGGGGTCCATTAATGACGTTAGGATCCATAGTTGCTTCAACCGGCCTTATTAATTACGCGGTTGCTATAGTATCGGTGCCCGTGGCTCTCCTTGTGGTTGCCACATTGTATGCAAATAATGTTAGAGATATTGAGAGGGATAGAGGTAGGGGTGCGTATACACTAGCCATTAGACTTGGTAGTAATGCTAAGTGGTTTTACGTGACATTGTTAGCAAGTGCCTATGCAACCCAGTCAGTGCTAATATTACTTAGGTTATTACCCATTTATACATTAATAACCATTGCATTGATCCCATTAACAATTAAGATGATTAGGAATGCTACTAATGGGGTTTTTGAGCACCTTGATGAGACCACGTCACTATACTCCCTGGCATATACAATACTACTAGTCATAGGATTACTAATTAGGTTTTGATTTTAATTTTATTTCTCGATTATTTAAAGTGTCATTGGTTAATAACGGATGGTCTTATGGATAGTACCTTAATGGTATCGCCAGGTCCAATACCATACAATTCCCTAACACCCCTGGGTATTGTGAATTGTCTCGAGTCAGTATGCCTAGTCCTCAGCAACCTAACACCCTTCAGCTCGATTACAAAGCCCTTATACTCAAGGTCAACATCAGCGAACCTTATGTGGGTTATACCCAAAGCCCTAACTAAGCTTGCTGGTAATAACACCTGGTTATTTATGTACAACCTAACCGTGAAGGGCAGTGTGGTCACATTAAACCTCTCCAACTTCCTACGTACAGTCACCCTAACAACCACGTCTATCACCAATCAGTTCCTCAATACTACCACACTTAAGTAATACTCCGTGGAAAATACGTGAAACCAAATTGAAAATGCACCAACATGCACAGTGGTAAATAAAGGTTTCACGTAAGATAAAGAACAGAAAGAGATTTAAAGAAGGGATTGAACACAAACCAAATGCCCAGCAGAGCAATAGGCATGGGCATGTGCCCAAGGTGCGGAAAACCAGGAACAGTAGTAATAAAGGCAGGAAACTACGTATACATAAAGCACGGAAATACCTGGCACTACATAGGAACAATAGACAAAGTAAACCTAAACAAAATACTAATAAAAGACAATAAAACATCGGAAGAATTAAAAGAAAATAACATATATAATCATAAAGATACTAAAAATAAAAAATAATTGTTATTAGTATAACTTTATTACTAATAATACTAGGAGTTCTTATTTATAGTGTATTTTCTATAGTTCCAAAATATGTTATAAATAATGAAAATAGAAATAATACGATAGTTACTTTGTTTTCTCAATGCCATTTAGTTAAATATAATAATGATATATATGAATTTTCATGCAATAATATAACAAATACAGCAAATGTATCAGTTAATTATATTTATAATTTTAATCTAACAAAGTATAATATATCGGATACATATACTATGATTAAATGAATCTATCCTACCAAGAATATATATATTGTTGCACTAACAGTATATGGGCTCACATTATATACAAGAACATACCAAGAACCATATCCTGGGTTAAATATGAGTAAAGCAGAACCACCACTAACGTAGCCTCCATATCCTGACCATGTATTTGCATTTATCACTCCCACAAATAAAGTCGCAGATGATGGTGACCAAGTTACATAAACCCCTAATTCTTGGCCTGAACTTAGTGTGTATGGTC
This is a stretch of genomic DNA from Vulcanisaeta moutnovskia 768-28. It encodes these proteins:
- a CDS encoding AbrB family transcriptional regulator; translated protein: MIDVVVRVTVRRKLERFNVTTLPFTVRLYINNQVLLPASLVRALGITHIRFADVDLEYKGFVIELKGVRLLRTRHTDSRQFTIPRGVRELYGIGPGDTIKVLSIRPSVINQ
- a CDS encoding (Fe-S)-binding protein; its protein translation is MMSIKEVYEEVRKCQFCGFCEFPCPTFNTLRSRAYGPRGRINLIKTLIENGFGQGKDVGLGGDVINPIMTCLHCAACDTQCPAGIRIADAIHSFKAIILETMLK
- the pdxA gene encoding 4-hydroxythreonine-4-phosphate dehydrogenase PdxA; translation: MRPKIGITLGDPAGIGYEITAKALSKLKDKSNADFILVGNKNQFLKVLKILNLEPTDILRSIDFIEIPGQDIEFGKVQREAGRISLESVKLGVELAMKNEIDALVTAPINKEAWKLAGSKHIDHTTLLQDLTNSSKSITIFEVKKLRIYFLTRHIPFSKIVSEVTKDKIIRGIFEADLSLKLLGVNNGKIAVAALNPHAGEDGLLGREEIDEIKPAIEEARTKYDIEVYGPFPADSVFYMAARGNYDIVISLYHDQGHIAAKMYDFRRTVSLTLGLPFLRTSVDHGTAFDIAGKGIADETSMVEAIKKAVKYAVKYKENYSRYYKDTNGNI
- a CDS encoding (Fe-S)-binding protein is translated as MFVSLDWFKSLRDVIVTSLRDSWLPFPVDKSICNKWREGLAFDSDSGTVLYTSCLYQLAPVIERAVTELERFGVTKGGVLARFAAVGTKVFGKALLRPSDEELNRANVIVKNIYNTLRALGIKFRVLDNEPYSGALLYELGFVNDFADYAKSVYKIFRDNNVNEVITIDPHTQHTLEKLYPKYVPEFNIKIRSYLDYLDPGRVRVKLGEFAIHDSCLYARYLNKYDLIRGLFRGKADVKEDPVITGRDTSHCCGGPIESTYPEIAGKVASNRVKELARLSRNVIVQCPICYVNLRRGVKLSGVEVNLYDIAEAIEVSG
- a CDS encoding four-carbon acid sugar kinase family protein, with the protein product MLEVYMDLKFIVISDDLTGANGISGFMSRFCNSIVINYDNSFINDVASLPYNCVVVNTKSRMIDGVSAKNCVNYVLGLFNNGRYRFGKRIDSALRGNIEDEILPFIERGFIIVITDTIPEYGRYTTNGFTVINNSRDSILTRFSRVTPIIINDINKLIDIKNTTGKVFIIDSRSHDDLRKIANFITRNQNIVPVDPLYLIAYTAQQHAALIHQEQSRLIMNKVTRRIAFVIGSTQEMTIKQINYAKSHGFYVIGLYDLIKTNYAVDNDWIIIYFDYMRDRGLLTQELVKYLMNFDAIVLSGGETANFIFELSGGLFIESIADIMPLIGVGIIKGGILDGKLIVTKGGFIGKEDTYVIIRDFLLGLSAKNKNR
- a CDS encoding SDR family NAD(P)-dependent oxidoreductase, yielding MGKYSNVDEMRDLFSIRGLVAVVTGAASGIGQGIAFAWAANGGKLVISDINEDGLKETEREIRSVTNDVVSVAADVTKLDDVKRLVNESMKAFGNIDALYIVPGINVRKSILSYTYDEFERVLRVNLWGTYYLLKEFGNVMVKNPRGGSIVLMSSIRHLVVEPGQSVYAATKAAMVQLARTAAAEWAKYNVRVNVIAPGVVETELTQQIKKDTAWYEAYRTKPALKRWATVREIAGPAIFLATPAASYITGTVIYVDGGWTAIDGRYEPNIP
- the menA gene encoding 1,4-dihydroxy-2-naphthoate octaprenyltransferase; amino-acid sequence: MIGKVLSYLQAWTVIVRAWSMPMTIASISLGAAYAYYLGYRINIVFFILALIGALLLHMSVNVINDYYDTLYGVDAPDVLKYRPHAIFMGIVNTRSMLNIGLILLITGSLIGIYLSIVVSPLILILGITGIFLVYEYTGPPLKLKYRALGELSVFLAWGPLMTLGSIVASTGLINYAVAIVSVPVALLVVATLYANNVRDIERDRGRGAYTLAIRLGSNAKWFYVTLLASAYATQSVLILLRLLPIYTLITIALIPLTIKMIRNATNGVFEHLDETTSLYSLAYTILLVIGLLIRF
- a CDS encoding FAD-binding oxidoreductase, giving the protein MVSMVQRQGDVIKELEAVFKDRLFTEPHILSLYSHDASSEVGVKPMAVIQPVSVDEVVKIVKLAIDYGFKIIPVGSSTSLSGNATPKLENTVIVSLERMNSIIEISDIDWYARVQPGIKDDELNLELMSYGLQWPVDPASSKTATVGGVISNGGGGMRGAKYGPASHWILGLEAVIGTGDVIRIGCRTVKCREGYNLVQTFIGSEGTLGIITEATLRLAPLPESFVGLMARFRDAESLVNAVIRVKRDKLWPMVTEFIDYMIAQVLGLEPMYYLWIGIDTYSGSEQQILSKLNNDVSLSGGEIIDKAFTWQEFSKILEPRRMLYSATLKAAFNDYGTDAFVAFEDIAVPTSKLPEAVREIQTLGQKYNVKMVIGGHIGDGNLHPTVWARRSDKDEMERIMKFFEDVGKLAIRLNGTVSAEHGIGVQKKGLLREAISSRNDGNSDYVINLMKNIKRVFDPYGIFNPGKIFD